The Tripterygium wilfordii isolate XIE 37 chromosome 5, ASM1340144v1, whole genome shotgun sequence genome window below encodes:
- the LOC119998093 gene encoding protein ABSCISIC ACID-INSENSITIVE 5-like isoform X1 → MVVFELEMISPEEVESQLQAEQNLQRIHHLTSLGRQASIYSLTLDELQHTLCEGGKNFGSMNMDEFLTSIWTVEENQAINNAEITQININTTQPNQSLGEATSENHKAIARERSLSRQGSLTLPAPLCRKTVDEVWSEIHNKENEGPGEDSSGTGNVQNPETAQREPTFGEMTLEDFLVKAGVVTEQCPIPPPQQQSQHGIYQNSNGAPAVGPSFVSRPIVAVTAAGGGVVPYSGAMVEELGFGGKRTDGYPVGPPAGAGYGVRMGNGGGYGPPAQGIGTAAPLSPETPDGMCNQVDNMTSLFGMDMGGLRGRKRTADGPVEKVVERRQRRMIKNRESAARSRARKHAYTVELEAELNQLKEENAQLRQALTELEREKKQQYFEDLNSRAPTKAQKANEKLKTMRRNSSCPP, encoded by the exons atggtggttttCGAACTAGAAATGATATCCCCAGAAGAAGTCGAATCACAATTACAAGCAGAACAGAACCTGCAAAGAATCCATCACCTCACATCACTTGGTAGACAAGCTTCAATCTACTCACTCACACTTGACGAGTTGCAGCACACGCTATGCGAGGGTGGCAAGAACTTTGGTTCAATGAACATGGACGAGTTCCTCACCAGCATCTGGACTGTCGAAGAAAATCAAGCAATCAACAATGCTGAAATTAcccaaatcaatatcaataccACTCAACCAAATCAGTCTTTGGGTGAAGCCACATCGGAGAATCATAAAGCAATCGCTAGGGAACGGAGCTTGTCGAGGCAGGGCTCGCTTACTCTTCCTGCACCTCTGTGCAGGAAAACTGTCGATGAAGTTTGGTCTGAAATACACAATAAAGAGAACGAGGGTCCAGGAGAAGATAGTTCTGGCACTGGTAATGTGCAGAATCCAGAGACGGCTCAGCGAGAACCCACTTTTGGGGAGATGACTCTGGAGGATTTCTTGGTCAAAGCAGGAGTAGTAACGGAACAATGCCCAATACCACCACCACAACAGCAATCTCAGCACGGGATTTACCAAAATAGCAATGGCGCCCCTGCCGTGGGACCCAGTTTTGTTTCCAGGCCGATTGTGGCGGTGACAGCCGCCGGCGGTGGTGTTGTACCTTATAGTGGGGCTATGGTGGAGGAGTTGGGTTTTGGTGGAAAAAGGACTGATGGGTACCCAGTGGGTCCTCCAGCTGGGGCAGGTTATGGTGTGAGAATGGGGAATGGTGGTGGATATGGGCCGCCAGCACAGGGGATTGGAACGGCGGCGCCTTTGAGTCCAGAGACGCCGGATGGGATGTGTAATCAGGTTGATAATATGACGAGTCTGTTCGGGATGGATATGGGTGGATTGAGAGGAAGGAAGAGGACTGCGGATGGACCGGTGGAGAAGGTAGTTGAGAGGAGGCAGCGGAGGATGATTAAGAACAGAGAGTCAGCTGCAAGGTCTAGAGCCAgaaaacat GCATACACGGTTGAACTGGAAGCAGAGTTGAATCAATTAAAAGAAGAGAATGCCCAACTTAGACAAGCTCTG ACTGAGctggagagagaaaagaagcaACAG
- the LOC119998093 gene encoding protein ABSCISIC ACID-INSENSITIVE 5-like isoform X2, whose amino-acid sequence MVVFELEMISPEEVESQLQAEQNLQRIHHLTSLGRQASIYSLTLDELQHTLCEGGKNFGSMNMDEFLTSIWTVEENQAINNAEITQININTTQPNQSLGEATSENHKAIARERSLSRQGSLTLPAPLCRKTVDEVWSEIHNKENEGPGEDSSGTGNVQNPETAQREPTFGEMTLEDFLVKAGVVTEQCPIPPPQQQSQHGIYQNSNGAPAVGPSFVSRPIVAVTAAGGGVVPYSGAMVEELGFGGKRTDGYPVGPPAGAGYGVRMGNGGGYGPPAQGIGTAAPLSPETPDGMCNQVDNMTSLFGMDMGGLRGRKRTADGPVEKVVERRQRRMIKNRESAARSRARKHAYTVELEAELNQLKEENAQLRQALYFEDLNSRAPTKAQKANEKLKTMRRNSSCPP is encoded by the exons atggtggttttCGAACTAGAAATGATATCCCCAGAAGAAGTCGAATCACAATTACAAGCAGAACAGAACCTGCAAAGAATCCATCACCTCACATCACTTGGTAGACAAGCTTCAATCTACTCACTCACACTTGACGAGTTGCAGCACACGCTATGCGAGGGTGGCAAGAACTTTGGTTCAATGAACATGGACGAGTTCCTCACCAGCATCTGGACTGTCGAAGAAAATCAAGCAATCAACAATGCTGAAATTAcccaaatcaatatcaataccACTCAACCAAATCAGTCTTTGGGTGAAGCCACATCGGAGAATCATAAAGCAATCGCTAGGGAACGGAGCTTGTCGAGGCAGGGCTCGCTTACTCTTCCTGCACCTCTGTGCAGGAAAACTGTCGATGAAGTTTGGTCTGAAATACACAATAAAGAGAACGAGGGTCCAGGAGAAGATAGTTCTGGCACTGGTAATGTGCAGAATCCAGAGACGGCTCAGCGAGAACCCACTTTTGGGGAGATGACTCTGGAGGATTTCTTGGTCAAAGCAGGAGTAGTAACGGAACAATGCCCAATACCACCACCACAACAGCAATCTCAGCACGGGATTTACCAAAATAGCAATGGCGCCCCTGCCGTGGGACCCAGTTTTGTTTCCAGGCCGATTGTGGCGGTGACAGCCGCCGGCGGTGGTGTTGTACCTTATAGTGGGGCTATGGTGGAGGAGTTGGGTTTTGGTGGAAAAAGGACTGATGGGTACCCAGTGGGTCCTCCAGCTGGGGCAGGTTATGGTGTGAGAATGGGGAATGGTGGTGGATATGGGCCGCCAGCACAGGGGATTGGAACGGCGGCGCCTTTGAGTCCAGAGACGCCGGATGGGATGTGTAATCAGGTTGATAATATGACGAGTCTGTTCGGGATGGATATGGGTGGATTGAGAGGAAGGAAGAGGACTGCGGATGGACCGGTGGAGAAGGTAGTTGAGAGGAGGCAGCGGAGGATGATTAAGAACAGAGAGTCAGCTGCAAGGTCTAGAGCCAgaaaacat GCATACACGGTTGAACTGGAAGCAGAGTTGAATCAATTAAAAGAAGAGAATGCCCAACTTAGACAAGCTCTG
- the LOC119998094 gene encoding uncharacterized protein LOC119998094 isoform X1 translates to MATGTKRKTYAPSAKPPIRRTKRNSFSKLHSVTFGKVFAVLFVGILAWAYQAIKPPLPKICGTPDGPPVTAPRIKLSDGRHLAYKEHGVSKRVAKHKIIFVHPFDTCRHDAVIATFISPELVQELGVYILSFDRPGYGESDPHPKQSVKSLSLDIEELADKLRLGYKFYVSGYSLGAQLTWGVLKYIPHRLAGVTLIAPTINYWWPGFPANLSAEAYNQQLPQDQWNDHIAHYAPWLLDWWMTQKLFSSSSAAAHREVLSAQDKQVAPKIIRGRTHVAQVRQQGVHESIIRDMKVSFGSWEFDIMDLQNPFPSSEVSVHLWQGDEDRIVPVALQRYIAQRLPWIHYHEVSGSGHLLPYVDGMCDAVIKTMLTWRK, encoded by the exons ATGGCAACCGGAACGAAAAGGAAGACATATGCGCCCTCAGCGAAGCCTCCGATCAGGAGAACCAAGCGGAACAGCTTTTCCAAGCTTCATTCTG TGACATTTGGGAAAGTATTTGCGGTTTTGTTTGTTGGGATCTTGGCATGGGCTTATCAGGCAATCAAACCTCCACTCCCCAAGATATGTGGCACTCCAGATGGCCCCCCTGTTACAGCACCAAGAATAAAGCTTAGCGATGGAAGACATTTGGCTTACAAAGAGCATGGTGTTTCAAAACGTGTGGCCAAGCACAAAATTATCTTTGTCCATCCCTTTGATACTTGCAGGCATGATGCTGTTATTGCTACCTTTATTTCTCCG GAACTTGTTCAAGAACTAGGTGTTTACATATTGTCTTTCGACAGACCCGGTTATGGAGAGAGTGATCCTCATCCAAAACAATCAGTGAAGAGCCTGAGTTTGGATATTGAAGAGCTAGCTGATAAATTGAGATTAGGGTACAAATTCTATGTCAGTGGGTATTCCCTGGGTGCGCAGTTGACTTGGGGGGTCCTCAAGTACATCCCTCATAG GCTAGCAGGAGTGACACTAATAGCTCCGACTATTAACTATTGGTGGCCTGGTTTTCCTGCAAACTTATCTGCAGAAGCTTACAACCAACAATTACCCCAAGACCAATGGAATGATCATATCGCCCACTATGCTCCTTGGCTACTGGACTGGTGGATGACTCAAAAGTTATTCTCTTCTTCCAGTGCTGCAGCTCATAGAGAAGTTCTTTCTGCCCAAGATAAACAAGTTGCTCCCAAGATTATTCGAGGACGAACTCATGTG GCGCAGGTAAGACAGCAAGGAGTGCATGAATCTATCATCCGTGACATGAAAGTTTCATTTGGGAGCTGGGAATTTGATATTATGGATCTACAAAATCCATTTCCAAGCAGTGAAGTCTCTGTTCACCTATGGCAAGGGGATGAAGATCGGATTGTGCCAGTCGCATTGCAGCGCTACATTGCTCAACGGCTTCCTTGGATTCACTATCATGAGGTATCAGGTTCCGGACATCTTTTACCTTATGTTGATGGGATGTGCGATGCTGTCATAAAGACAATGCTAACTTGGCGTAAGTAG
- the LOC119998094 gene encoding uncharacterized protein LOC119998094 isoform X2 → MRPQRSLRSGEPSGTAFPSFILAIKPPLPKICGTPDGPPVTAPRIKLSDGRHLAYKEHGVSKRVAKHKIIFVHPFDTCRHDAVIATFISPELVQELGVYILSFDRPGYGESDPHPKQSVKSLSLDIEELADKLRLGYKFYVSGYSLGAQLTWGVLKYIPHRLAGVTLIAPTINYWWPGFPANLSAEAYNQQLPQDQWNDHIAHYAPWLLDWWMTQKLFSSSSAAAHREVLSAQDKQVAPKIIRGRTHVAQVRQQGVHESIIRDMKVSFGSWEFDIMDLQNPFPSSEVSVHLWQGDEDRIVPVALQRYIAQRLPWIHYHEVSGSGHLLPYVDGMCDAVIKTMLTWRK, encoded by the exons ATGCGCCCTCAGCGAAGCCTCCGATCAGGAGAACCAAGCGGAACAGCTTTTCCAAGCTTCATTCTG GCAATCAAACCTCCACTCCCCAAGATATGTGGCACTCCAGATGGCCCCCCTGTTACAGCACCAAGAATAAAGCTTAGCGATGGAAGACATTTGGCTTACAAAGAGCATGGTGTTTCAAAACGTGTGGCCAAGCACAAAATTATCTTTGTCCATCCCTTTGATACTTGCAGGCATGATGCTGTTATTGCTACCTTTATTTCTCCG GAACTTGTTCAAGAACTAGGTGTTTACATATTGTCTTTCGACAGACCCGGTTATGGAGAGAGTGATCCTCATCCAAAACAATCAGTGAAGAGCCTGAGTTTGGATATTGAAGAGCTAGCTGATAAATTGAGATTAGGGTACAAATTCTATGTCAGTGGGTATTCCCTGGGTGCGCAGTTGACTTGGGGGGTCCTCAAGTACATCCCTCATAG GCTAGCAGGAGTGACACTAATAGCTCCGACTATTAACTATTGGTGGCCTGGTTTTCCTGCAAACTTATCTGCAGAAGCTTACAACCAACAATTACCCCAAGACCAATGGAATGATCATATCGCCCACTATGCTCCTTGGCTACTGGACTGGTGGATGACTCAAAAGTTATTCTCTTCTTCCAGTGCTGCAGCTCATAGAGAAGTTCTTTCTGCCCAAGATAAACAAGTTGCTCCCAAGATTATTCGAGGACGAACTCATGTG GCGCAGGTAAGACAGCAAGGAGTGCATGAATCTATCATCCGTGACATGAAAGTTTCATTTGGGAGCTGGGAATTTGATATTATGGATCTACAAAATCCATTTCCAAGCAGTGAAGTCTCTGTTCACCTATGGCAAGGGGATGAAGATCGGATTGTGCCAGTCGCATTGCAGCGCTACATTGCTCAACGGCTTCCTTGGATTCACTATCATGAGGTATCAGGTTCCGGACATCTTTTACCTTATGTTGATGGGATGTGCGATGCTGTCATAAAGACAATGCTAACTTGGCGTAAGTAG
- the LOC119999037 gene encoding protein TERMINAL FLOWER 1, producing MARSLEPLIVGRVIGDVLEPFIPSIKMSVYYNNKQVNNGHEFFPSAVATKPRVLIQEGDMRSFFTLVMTDPDLPGPSDPYLREHLHWLVTDIPGTTDATFGREVVSYEIPRPNIGIHRFVFVLFKQKRRETIVSNNPLCSRNNFNTRSFAAENDLGLPVAAVYFNAQRETAARRR from the exons atggcAAGATCTTTGGAGCCTCTGATAGTAGGGAGAGTGATAGGAGATGTTCTTGAGCCTTTCATTCCAAGCATAAAAATGAGCGTATATTACAACAACAAGCAGGTGAACAATGGACATGAATTTTTTCCTTCAGCTGTTGCAACTAAACCTAGGGTTCTGATTCAAGAAGGTGACATGAGATCCTTCTTTACTCTG GTGATGACTGATCCAGATCTTCCTGGACCTAGTGATCCTTATTTGAGGGAGCATCTGCACTG GCTAGTGACAGACATTCCAGGCACAACGGATGCCACATTTG GAAGAGAAGTGGTGAGCTATGAAATCCCAAGGCCTAATATAGGGATCCACAGGTTTGTGTTTGTTCTGTTCAAGCAGAAACGCAGAGAAACAATAGTGAGTAATAACCCACTTTGTTCGAGGAACAACTTCAACACCAGAAGTTTTGCTGCTGAAAACGATCTTGGCCTTCCTGTTGCTGCTGTTTACTTCAATGCGCAAAGAGAAACAGCCGCTAGAAGACGCTAA
- the LOC119998258 gene encoding CAAX prenyl protease 2-like isoform X2 → MAEEGAGLSKLVAVMACTALAFFYVAILYAPTVILRLPPPMSYKEFMLRRFIGAVISSIVSVVACGLILPIRSKEAAVLFGVYGIRMDHIWEAVVFPLSLTSLMYAGSLMLKFMLLLNSMKEHTAQEGGISVDCIKNAMRNFIDWIDFIAHNILAWRNYVVAPLTEELVFRACMIPLLLCGGFRISSVIFLCPTFFSLAHLNHWMEIYSRENYSFFKASMVAGLQLAYTVVFGSYASFLFIRTGHIVAPLVAHIFCNFMGLPVLFAQKKGMVSVAFVAGLGYCSWS, encoded by the exons ATGGCGGAAGAAGGAGCAGGTCTCTCGAAACTGGTTGCAGTTATGGCCTGTACGGCGTTGGCATTCTTTTATGTCGCAATTCTCTACGCTCCGACAGTAATCCTCCGGCTCCCTCCTCCTATGTCTTACAAGGAGTTCATGCTACGACGGTTCATAGGCGCCGTCATTTCTTCAATCGTTTCTGTTGTGGCTTGCGGTCTCATTCTCCCG ATAAGAAGCAAAGAGGCAGCTGTTTTGTTTGGTGTTTATGGTATTCGAATGGACCATATC TGGGAAGCTGTGGTCTTTCCTCTCTCCTTGACTTCATTAATGTATGCCGGATCTTTGATGCTGAAGTTTATGTTGTTGCTAAATTCAATGAAAGAGCATACAGCACAGGAAGGAGGAATTTCAGTAGATTGTATCAAAAATGCCATGCGAAACTTCATTGACTGGATAGATTTCATTGCTCACAATATTTTGGCTTGGCGTAATTATGTTGTG GCGCCGCTAACGGAGGAGCTAGTGTTTAGAGCGTGTATGATACCTTTACTTCTCTGTGGAGGTTTCAGAATCTCCAGTGTCATTTTTCTCTGTCCTACTTTCTTCAGCTTGG CGCATTTAAACCATTGGATGGAGATTTATAGTCGAGAAAATTACAGCTTCTTCAAAGCCTCCATGGTTGCTG GGCTCCAGCTTGCCTATACGGTGGTCTTCGGTTCATATGCTTCCTTTCTCTTCATTCGTACAG GACATATTGTTGCTCCCTTAGTTGCTCATATATTTTGCAATTTTATGGGATTGCCTGTACTGTTTGCACAGAAGAAAG GGATGGTGAGTGTGGCATTTGTGGCTGGACTG GGATATTGCTCCTGGAGTTGA
- the LOC119998258 gene encoding CAAX prenyl protease 2-like isoform X1, protein MAEEGAGLSKLVAVMACTALAFFYVAILYAPTVILRLPPPMSYKEFMLRRFIGAVISSIVSVVACGLILPIRSKEAAVLFGVYGIRMDHIWEAVVFPLSLTSLMYAGSLMLKFMLLLNSMKEHTAQEGGISVDCIKNAMRNFIDWIDFIAHNILAWRNYVVAPLTEELVFRACMIPLLLCGGFRISSVIFLCPTFFSLAHLNHWMEIYSRENYSFFKASMVAGLQLAYTVVFGSYASFLFIRTGHIVAPLVAHIFCNFMGLPVLFAQKKGMVSVAFVAGLVAFAYLLFPITKPDLYNDRTSNCACWQGYCSWS, encoded by the exons ATGGCGGAAGAAGGAGCAGGTCTCTCGAAACTGGTTGCAGTTATGGCCTGTACGGCGTTGGCATTCTTTTATGTCGCAATTCTCTACGCTCCGACAGTAATCCTCCGGCTCCCTCCTCCTATGTCTTACAAGGAGTTCATGCTACGACGGTTCATAGGCGCCGTCATTTCTTCAATCGTTTCTGTTGTGGCTTGCGGTCTCATTCTCCCG ATAAGAAGCAAAGAGGCAGCTGTTTTGTTTGGTGTTTATGGTATTCGAATGGACCATATC TGGGAAGCTGTGGTCTTTCCTCTCTCCTTGACTTCATTAATGTATGCCGGATCTTTGATGCTGAAGTTTATGTTGTTGCTAAATTCAATGAAAGAGCATACAGCACAGGAAGGAGGAATTTCAGTAGATTGTATCAAAAATGCCATGCGAAACTTCATTGACTGGATAGATTTCATTGCTCACAATATTTTGGCTTGGCGTAATTATGTTGTG GCGCCGCTAACGGAGGAGCTAGTGTTTAGAGCGTGTATGATACCTTTACTTCTCTGTGGAGGTTTCAGAATCTCCAGTGTCATTTTTCTCTGTCCTACTTTCTTCAGCTTGG CGCATTTAAACCATTGGATGGAGATTTATAGTCGAGAAAATTACAGCTTCTTCAAAGCCTCCATGGTTGCTG GGCTCCAGCTTGCCTATACGGTGGTCTTCGGTTCATATGCTTCCTTTCTCTTCATTCGTACAG GACATATTGTTGCTCCCTTAGTTGCTCATATATTTTGCAATTTTATGGGATTGCCTGTACTGTTTGCACAGAAGAAAG GGATGGTGAGTGTGGCATTTGTGGCTGGACTGGTAGCTTTCGCGTACCTTCTTTTTCCTATTACGAAGCCTGATTTGTATAATGATAGAACGAGCAATTGCGCGTGTTGGCAGGGATATTGCTCCTGGAGTTGA